AAACGCATCGATGACATCTTGCGAAGAGATTGGGGCAGTCGAATCCAAATAGTGTCCAGTGTGTGTATCAAAATAAACGATGGCTTGATCAGCTGACTTCAGGGTATTTTGGTACTCACTAAGAAACGTTTTTGTTAAGCTGCTCAGTGTATGGAGTTCAACAATGGCCATCAATCGCTGGCCTGGATATTGTCTCTTTACTGCTTCTGTGGATGCTTCAACCTTAGCTGGGGAGTGCGCAAAGTCACGAAAGATAAGTCGGCTTTTTAGGCCGGGAAGCGTCTTCTGGGCTATCTTTTCTAAGCGCAATGCGACTGGTTTGAAGGATCGGATCGCAGCATAGAATTGTTCTTCCGTAATACCAATACGATCGCAGACGGTCATTGCGCCAGCAATATTTTTCATGTTATACTCGCCAAACAGTAACGTAGCTATCTTGGCCCCTTGCTTGGTAAGCAAATAAGTTTGTCCATTAACGATTTCGTTAGGATGAGCCTCATACGGTATTTTAGTAATATCCGGACGCTCCTTCTGACCAATCACATCCAGCATATCATCTGATTCATCGAAAGCTAAAATACCCGCTTTAGGCATGGCCTCCGCCAGTGACTCAAATTGATCAACGTAGTTTTCCCAAGTAGAATAGATATTGACGTGATCCCAGGCAATACCACTAATCAAGGCGATATGCGGTTGGTAATGCAGGAATTTTGGCCGGGAATCAATTGGCGATGATGCATATTCATCACCCTCGATAATAATGATTGGTGCGTCTGTTGTGAGCTTGGCCATCGTGTCAAAGCCACTAATCTCTTCTCCAATCAAGTAATCAAATGCGCGATTGTGGTATTTTAAGACGTGTAGAATAATTGACGTAATAGTCGTTTTACCGTGACTACCCGCAATGACTACGCGTTGTTTCTGCTGGCTTTGCTGATAAAGAAATTCAGGATAAGAATAGATCGTCAAGCCTAGTTTCTGAGCTTCGAGTAATTCTGGGTTGTCTTCGCGGGCGTGCATTCCGAGAATAACAGCGTGTAAATCGGCATGGACTTTTTCCGGAAACCAACCCATTTCATCTGGAAGCAGACCATGTTGCTGTAAGCGCGTGCGGGAAGGCTCATAGATTTCGTCGTCGGATCCAGTAATCAGATAACCTTGCTGCTGAAGGGCTAAAGCGAGGTTGTGCATGGCACTACCGCCAATCGAAATAAAGTGGATGGTCTGAGGCATTCGTAATAAAGTCAATGTAGAGAAGCAAAAGTAGAGCTTATTTTGGTTCGCCGAAAGACCGTACGTTTGTGGCACAGATTACAGTATGTCGTCACTATTAAATTTCGATACTAACCGAATCAAACCCACTGCTTTTTCGTTGACTAACTTGCGAATAGACGATACTTGGAAAGACCGATTTTCGTATCCAAATTCGCGCCTGTTTGTTAGACCCAC
This genomic window from Spirosoma agri contains:
- a CDS encoding UDP-N-acetylmuramate--L-alanine ligase, whose product is MPQTIHFISIGGSAMHNLALALQQQGYLITGSDDEIYEPSRTRLQQHGLLPDEMGWFPEKVHADLHAVILGMHAREDNPELLEAQKLGLTIYSYPEFLYQQSQQKQRVVIAGSHGKTTITSIILHVLKYHNRAFDYLIGEEISGFDTMAKLTTDAPIIIIEGDEYASSPIDSRPKFLHYQPHIALISGIAWDHVNIYSTWENYVDQFESLAEAMPKAGILAFDESDDMLDVIGQKERPDITKIPYEAHPNEIVNGQTYLLTKQGAKIATLLFGEYNMKNIAGAMTVCDRIGITEEQFYAAIRSFKPVALRLEKIAQKTLPGLKSRLIFRDFAHSPAKVEASTEAVKRQYPGQRLMAIVELHTLSSLTKTFLSEYQNTLKSADQAIVYFDTHTGHYLDSTAPISSQDVIDAFSYANLHVFTEKGKLQDYILQLRDTADLFLFMSSGTFGGLNFNYLSDELL